The window GAACGGAGCGGGGCGCTGCCCCACACCCCGGGAGGGGGCTGTCCGCCCCCTCCACCCCGGACCAGGCACGGCCTGGACCGAAGGTGGATGAACTGCGCGATGCGCAGTTCATCCAACGGGCCCGTGGCAAGACCACGCCGGAGTTGCCCGTGGAGACGGCGACGCTGCACGTCCCTCAGCCGAGGCGGCAGCGCTGGGCAAGGTCGTCTGCGGTCTTGCATCGGGCCTGTTGCGTAAACCGCGCGGAGCGCGGTTTTCGCACCTTCGGTCCAGGCCGTGCCTGGTCCGGGTCCAGGGGTGGACAACCCCTGGTCGGGGTCCGGGGTGAAACCCCGGCGCTACGCCCTCAGCCGCTCGAGCCGCGCCGCGGCCTCGCGCATGCGCCCAGGCTCGCGCACGCGCCGCGCGCGAAAGAGCAAGTTGTGCGGGGTCACGGTGGGGGGGACGAAGGCCGTGATCGTCACCTCGTACCCCGCCGCTTCGAGCCGCAGCGCGCGTTCCGCGTCGACCAGCGACATCACGAACCGCCGCCGCACCTCGGCTTGCCGCGGGATCCCGACGGCTTCGGCCTTCGCCTCGGCTGCCGCCGCGAACGGCACGCTCGCCGCGTAACAACACGGCACCACGTACATCCACCTGGCCCCCGCGTGGCTCGCCGCGTCGAGGATCGTGTCCGTCGCCGGGCCACAAGCGTGCAGCGCGACCACGACGTCCGGCGCCTCGGGCCAGAGCGACGCGTCGCCGACGTCGCCTGCCGCGAGCCGGAGCTCGATCTTCCTTCCGAGCCGCGCGGCCGCGGCCTCGCATGCTGCGATGCGCGAGGCCTCGCGCTCGATCACGTGGACCCGGGAGAACCCGAGCAGCGCGGCGCCGACGAGCCCCACGTACGCCTTGCCCGCGGCCGCGTCCACGACGAGGGCATCTTTGTGGTGACGCTCGATCTCGCCGAGCAACGCGGCCACCTCGATGGACTTCTTCTGGTCCTCGCGCCGGAGCTTCGTGCCTGCTGCGGCGATGAAGAGCTCGTGCAGGGCTCGCTCGACGGCATCTGGCGTGATCATGACGCAATCCTAACGTTCGTTCGTGGTACGGTGCGGACGTTTCCCAGCCTGGAGATCCGCTTCTTCATGTCGGACCATGATTCCTCGTCGGGGCGAACATCCCTCGCCGCGCTCTCCTCGGCCGTTCGGTTCGTCGTCGGCTTCACGCTCGTCGCGGTGGCGTCGACGCTGACCCTGCTGCTCGCGCTCCTCCTCCTGCCGTTCCGCGTCCTTCGCATCAAGCTTTGCAATTATTACGGCAAGATCGTCGGGTATTCGATCACGCGAATCGCGGGCGTCACGCCCGTCCTCCACCACGGCGAGCGAATCAAGCAGGCGCACCCCGCCATTTACGTCGCGAATCACACCTCCACGCTCGACGCGTTCCTCTCGATCTGGCTCTGCCCGGTGGGCGGGTGTGGCGTGATGAAAAAGGAGGTCCTCCGGATCCCCTTCTTCGGCCAGCTCTACCTGCTCTCGGGGCACCTGTGGCTCGATCGGGCGAACAAGGGCTCGGCCATCGCGGCGATGTCCGGCATCGCGAGGACGGTGAAGAAACACGGGCTTTCCATCTGGATCATGCCCGAGGGCACGCGCAGCCGCGACGGGCGGCTCCGGCCGCTCAAGCTCGGCTTCGTGCACCTCGCGATCGCCACGGGCCTGCCCGTCGTGCCGGTCGTCCTGCACGGCGTGCACAAGAACTGGGTGAAACACACGCTCTACGTGCAGCCCACCACCGTGGACATCGAGGTCCTGCCGCCGATCGACACGTCCGCATGGCGCGCGGAGTCGGCGCGGGAGCACGCCGCCGAGGTGTTCGAGGTCTTCGTGGAGAAGCTGCGCGAGGATCAGAAGCCGCTGCCGGGCGTGCCGGCGGTGGCGGAGAAGGAGAGGGGCGAGCCGGCCGCGGCTTGATCCGCTCCCAAAGGTTGCCGACGCCGGCGGCCCGTGAGAGCATCTCGCTCGGGGAGGCTCATGTCCCGGGCGCTCGCGCGAACCATGTTGATGACCGTGGCTGCGAGCTCGCTCCTGCTCGCGGCGTGTAGCAGCCACGTCACGATCCCGCCCTCCGAGCTGCCCGGGCTCTCGAACGCCTCGCCCGGCCCCGCCGGGCCCTTTCCCGCCGTCACCACCAAGGGCGGCCCGCGGAAGGTCGTCTACGGCCACCTCGAGACCGTCACCCTGAAGCGCAAATCCGGCGCGGACCTCGTCTATGCCGCGCCGATCCGCTCCATCGTCTCCGGCGAGCGGCTCGTCGTGCGCACGCGGGACGATGAACGCGACATCCCGCTCGGCGAGATCACCGAGGTGCACGTCTCCTACGACGATTACCTCGTGCGGGATCGGGTCGCGGGCGGGGTGCTGCTCGGGACGGGGGCGCCGATCTTCGTGGGGGGCGTGATGATGGCCGCGCTCGGCTTGACCGAGGACCTGGGCGGCGGCGCGGGGGCCGGGCTCTCGCTCGCGGGGCTCGGCTTCGTGGGCCTCGGCGTCCTGATGATGATGCCCGGCATGGTGCTCGCGAAGAGCGGGCCGAAGAAGCCGGACGCCGCCGTGTCCATCGGGCCCGGCGGGATCCAGGGCAGCTTCTAGAGCGCCTTGCGCTCTGCGAGGTCGCGCAGCGAGCTCGCCTCTAGGGGGTGAATCGGCCGGGCTTTGCCTGGCCGAGAGGGGGACGCGAGGCGTCCCCCTCGGGACTAAGACACGAGGTTCTCCGCCCACACCGACGCGAGCGCCATGATCGTGTGTTGTGGGTTCACGCCGATCGTCGTCGGGATCGCCGACGCATCCGCGACGTACAGCCCCTCGTAGCCGTGGACCTTGCCGTGCTCGTCGACCACGCCTTGCCGCGGGTCCGCGCTCATCGGGCAGCCGCCGAAGAGGTGCGAGAGGATCGCGACGTAGCAGCGGGGATCGGTCGGGCCCTCCTCGATGAGGTGGATCTGGTCCGGGCCGATCTTGTACGGCAGCCCGAAGATCCCCGGGATGACCTCACGCGCGCCGGCCTCGAAATGCATACGCGTCACCATCGACAGCCCCTTGCGCAGCTTGCGCATGTCGGCCTCGTCGAGCTGGTATTTCACCACCGGGCCGCCGCCGAACAGGCTCGGCTTCACCGTGCCCACGGACTCCGCGCGCACCGCCGCGACCCACATCGCCACGTGTCGATATTCGCGGAACCGGCGGATCAGCTCCTTCCCGCCGCCCGGCAGGCGC of the Polyangium spumosum genome contains:
- a CDS encoding lysophospholipid acyltransferase family protein, whose translation is MSDHDSSSGRTSLAALSSAVRFVVGFTLVAVASTLTLLLALLLLPFRVLRIKLCNYYGKIVGYSITRIAGVTPVLHHGERIKQAHPAIYVANHTSTLDAFLSIWLCPVGGCGVMKKEVLRIPFFGQLYLLSGHLWLDRANKGSAIAAMSGIARTVKKHGLSIWIMPEGTRSRDGRLRPLKLGFVHLAIATGLPVVPVVLHGVHKNWVKHTLYVQPTTVDIEVLPPIDTSAWRAESAREHAAEVFEVFVEKLREDQKPLPGVPAVAEKERGEPAAA
- a CDS encoding methyltransferase; translated protein: MITPDAVERALHELFIAAAGTKLRREDQKKSIEVAALLGEIERHHKDALVVDAAAGKAYVGLVGAALLGFSRVHVIEREASRIAACEAAAARLGRKIELRLAAGDVGDASLWPEAPDVVVALHACGPATDTILDAASHAGARWMYVVPCCYAASVPFAAAAEAKAEAVGIPRQAEVRRRFVMSLVDAERALRLEAAGYEVTITAFVPPTVTPHNLLFRARRVREPGRMREAAARLERLRA